From the genome of Lutra lutra chromosome 8, mLutLut1.2, whole genome shotgun sequence:
GTGTTAGGAGGATTAACTGAGACAATGTGTGAAAACACTGAAAACTCGGAAGCACTTGCAAAAATACATGTATTCCCAGACCCTCCCACTTCCAGTCTGGGTAATAGTCTTTGGATCTAAGCCTAACCCTAACCTTAACCCTCTTCTCCAACGTAGAACCAGCCACGTACATATCTCTCCAACCACACTTGCCATTCGTGATTTTGGCAGTTGCAGATTGgcagttcctttcttttcttgaccCCTTTGTACTTCCTGTAAGTATGAGGTTGACGATTCCATTCCTATTTCTGTGTCCAGTGGAACTGTCACCGTTGTTCCCGGACACACTGATTTTGGGTCTGGAGATCCGGGTGAAAGTCTCAGACTATGTACAAGACCGGATTCGGGCCCTTCGAGCAGCTCCTGGAGGTGGCTTCCAGAACATCGCCTGTCTCCGTAGCAATGCCATGAAACACCTTCCTAACTTCTTCCGCAAGggccaggtggggaggggctccGGTGGGTAAGGCTGGTAGGCAGGTATGGCACTGAAGCCAGGCTCTCAACCCTGTCAATGCCTATCTGTCTCACAGCTGACAAAGatgttcttcctcttccctgaccCACATTTCAAGCGGACGAAGCACAAGTGGCGAATCATCAGTCCCACACTGCTGGCAGAATATGCCTACGTGCTTAGAGTCGGGGTGagttgggagtgggagggagggaggggtgagtgGCCTATTCAGAGACCTTCCACTAAGAATTCcacttaattaataaattaagcaTTTAGGACGCAGGCCACCACTCCCATCATCGCCCTGCTCAGCTGCATGCAGCCCCCCCACCTCGGGTGATTTTTGCCTCTGCAGGGGCTCGTATACACCATAACTGATGTGCTGGAGCTACATGACTGGATGTGCGCCCACTTTGAAAGGCACCCCCTTTTTGAGCGCGTGCCCCTGGAGGAACTGGTAGGTAGGGGCCCTGAGGGGAGTTGTGACGATGCAGGCCTTTTCCAGAGTGGTCTGTATTCTTTGAACCCAGCTCAGTGCCGGGAGGATGGGATGAGAGTCTCAGGGCCGGGGGCCGTCTGAAAGGTGGGCAAGGACTTATGGAATCCTTCTTTTTCCCAGAGTGAAGACCCCATTGTGGGACATCTGGGCACCTCaactgaggaaggaaagaaagtcttACGCAACGGAGGCAAGAATTTCCCAGCCATCTTCCGAAGAATACAGGATCCCACCCTCCAGCCAGTGACCCCCAGTCCCACCCCTCTTGGCCACTGACAGCCTACTTTGCCTTAGCTTGACCACAGGACCTTCCTAGCTGAGACTGCCAGGGCCAAGAGGGGACAATTTTTCAAAGAAGTTGGGAGAACTTCCCAAGCCAGAAGCCTGAGATTGACAACTGACCTCTCATCTTCTTGCCTGTCTACCACcaacagaaagcaaaagaagcTAACTGGGAAGGTCAAAAGACCTTGGACCAGAAGGGATGTTTGGAAGGGTGTGGGGTCTTGCTCTTCCTTAGCACTCCCTTCTTCTGGGATCTCTCCTTCTCAGCGAAAGTGAGGAATGCAGTTCTCCACTATCCATCTAAACAGCTTGCTAGACTCAAAttgcctgtctacttgtgtttACTTTGCAGTCCTGGGGAtaacgtgtgtgcgtgtgccccTGCCCATGCTGCTATTTCTAGGGAAAGGCTAGAGCATGTATCACATgccttctcccatccccaccccccaatcctCTCCCTGCCTGAAACTTGACCTGAGGAATCTGCTGTCTTTATTGTAGCTGTCTCTGGAGAGTCCTGGGTCGGGGTGGTGGAGACCCTCTCCTTTTTCATGTTGACCTTCGATTCCAGAACTTCAGAGCTAACTCACTGGCACAGAGCCCAGTGGCAGCAGGGTGGAGGAGTGAGGAGCAGAGAACTAAACTGTGCAGGATTCTGAGGCTAAAAGCAAAAACGGACTGCTGACTAGAAATCCCCCCTCCTCTCAAAGAGGACTGAGTCAGCTGGAGATTCAGAGCACTCACATAGCCCTTATTCCATCAAGGAGCCCAGAGAAATCTCTCAACTTTTCTAATTTGTAAAAGGTTCCTTTGTTTCTGCTCCTGAAGCCCTAGGTTCCCATGGCTGGAAAGACAGTGTTTGTTGGCCTAAAAGACCAACCCCTTCCAAAGGAACAAAGATGAAGTCTCCTGGAGCCATTTTAACCCATTAACCTACCCACCATCTGCCCAGTGTCAGGTACAGGAGGTGGGAAAGCTGTGGGAGTGCCAGCAAGTTCTGCTTAGCTACGGAGAAGGCACAGCCCCATACACCAAGAATATGGAGACAGCTACAGCTGTGCCTCTTCCCTTCCCAAAGGCTGAAGGATGGGGAATTCCTGACAATGGTCCCAAGAGGGCCTGGCTCCCTGGGGAAGTGAGAATACTAGAGACTGACTCTGTACCTCAGTATcctaaacctcaccaaagagccTTTACCAGGAAGATATCTTTAAGCAACTGGACCAGGGCACCAGCCCAGAAAGGGGGAACCAAGGCAGACCTCCCTTCCCAAGAGGGTCATAGCAACAAGAGACCCAAGAGAGCTGCAAGATAACCCCAGCCCCGCCTACTGTGCCTGGGAGCTAATCTTCAGCTCAACCACTTAGGAGGGGATTGGCTGAGGAGCTTGAAGAGGGGGCGTTGCCACTATCTCACCCAAAGGTTAAATAGGGGCTCAGGAAAGCAAGCAAGATGCCTGGGAGAAGTCCTCTCCTTCGTGGGTTCCCTG
Proteins encoded in this window:
- the METTL1 gene encoding tRNA (guanine-N(7)-)-methyltransferase isoform X1 — encoded protein: MAGAESGDAAGAEAPQPQKRYYRQRAHSNPMADHTLRYPVKPEEMDWSELYPEFFTPLTQNKSHDDPKDKKEKRAQAQVEFADIGCGYGGLLVELSPLFPDTLILGLEIRVKVSDYVQDRIRALRAAPGGGFQNIACLRSNAMKHLPNFFRKGQLTKMFFLFPDPHFKRTKHKWRIISPTLLAEYAYVLRVGGLVYTITDVLELHDWMCAHFERHPLFERVPLEELSEDPIVGHLGTSTEEGKKVLRNGGKNFPAIFRRIQDPTLQPVTPSPTPLGH
- the METTL1 gene encoding tRNA (guanine-N(7)-)-methyltransferase isoform X4, translated to MDWSELYPEFFTPLTQNKSHDDPKDKKEKRAQAQVEFADIGCGYGGLLVELSPLFPDTLILGLEIRVKVSDYVQDRIRALRAAPGGGFQNIACLRSNAMKHLPNFFRKGQLTKMFFLFPDPHFKRTKHKWRIISPTLLAEYAYVLRVGGLVYTITDVLELHDWMCAHFERHPLFERVPLEELSEDPIVGHLGTSTEEGKKVLRNGGKNFPAIFRRIQDPTLQPVTPSPTPLGH
- the METTL1 gene encoding tRNA (guanine-N(7)-)-methyltransferase isoform X2 translates to MRSCPSRSGPQRTPDGAHVGLRGADGADSPVKPEEMDWSELYPEFFTPLTQNKSHDDPKDKKEKRAQAQVEFADIGCGYGGLLVELSPLFPDTLILGLEIRVKVSDYVQDRIRALRAAPGGGFQNIACLRSNAMKHLPNFFRKGQLTKMFFLFPDPHFKRTKHKWRIISPTLLAEYAYVLRVGGLVYTITDVLELHDWMCAHFERHPLFERVPLEELSEDPIVGHLGTSTEEGKKVLRNGGKNFPAIFRRIQDPTLQPVTPSPTPLGH
- the METTL1 gene encoding tRNA (guanine-N(7)-)-methyltransferase isoform X3; the protein is MGSPVKPEEMDWSELYPEFFTPLTQNKSHDDPKDKKEKRAQAQVEFADIGCGYGGLLVELSPLFPDTLILGLEIRVKVSDYVQDRIRALRAAPGGGFQNIACLRSNAMKHLPNFFRKGQLTKMFFLFPDPHFKRTKHKWRIISPTLLAEYAYVLRVGGLVYTITDVLELHDWMCAHFERHPLFERVPLEELSEDPIVGHLGTSTEEGKKVLRNGGKNFPAIFRRIQDPTLQPVTPSPTPLGH